From Variimorphobacter saccharofermentans, one genomic window encodes:
- the ytvI gene encoding sporulation integral membrane protein YtvI: MNKLLLYIKILINFLFVVAAALFVLLILPRIIRFFMPFVIGLIVSMIANPLVKFLEKRVKLLRKHSSVIIMVTVIAAIIGVAYLLFSLLFREIRGLSEDLPNIIESVGNQFSELSDTIQEFSETLPVSLQNMITKMLNGIRNYASEFTNNLQLPTMSTAGNLVKDIAEGFLMAIVIVLSSYFFTAYRDELVAGLKKHMPQTVTEYWRLITDNFKAAFGGYFKAQFKIMLVLTIIMFIGFEILQVGYSFVIALGIAFLDLLPVFGTGAILWPWAIIDMISGNYFRAIGLVIIYIICQVVKQVLQPKMVGDSIGLHPLATLVFLFVGYQLYGMLGMIIGIPVGMVIVNLYRVGMFDRLIRGFKIIVNDINEFRKF; encoded by the coding sequence ATGAATAAACTGTTACTTTACATCAAGATATTGATTAACTTCCTTTTCGTGGTTGCTGCCGCATTATTTGTACTGTTAATCCTGCCTAGAATAATCCGTTTTTTTATGCCCTTTGTGATAGGCCTGATCGTATCCATGATTGCGAATCCATTGGTAAAATTCTTAGAGAAGAGAGTAAAGCTGCTCAGAAAGCATAGCTCCGTAATTATTATGGTAACGGTAATTGCCGCCATTATCGGTGTTGCTTATCTGCTGTTCTCCTTACTGTTTCGCGAAATCCGGGGGCTATCCGAGGATCTGCCCAATATTATTGAAAGTGTGGGAAATCAATTCTCAGAGTTGTCCGATACGATTCAGGAATTCTCTGAAACCTTGCCTGTCAGTTTACAGAACATGATAACGAAGATGCTTAACGGAATCAGGAATTATGCGTCAGAGTTTACAAACAATCTTCAGTTACCGACCATGTCCACTGCCGGGAATTTGGTGAAAGATATCGCAGAAGGATTTCTTATGGCAATTGTAATTGTGTTGTCCTCATATTTCTTTACCGCTTATAGGGATGAACTGGTAGCAGGACTTAAAAAGCATATGCCTCAGACCGTTACAGAATATTGGCGTTTGATAACGGATAATTTTAAGGCGGCCTTTGGGGGGTACTTTAAAGCGCAGTTCAAAATTATGCTGGTGCTTACCATAATTATGTTTATCGGGTTTGAAATCCTACAGGTAGGCTATTCCTTTGTGATTGCCCTGGGAATTGCTTTCCTGGACTTGTTGCCCGTATTTGGTACCGGTGCAATTCTATGGCCCTGGGCAATTATTGATATGATATCCGGCAATTACTTCAGAGCCATCGGATTGGTGATTATTTATATAATCTGTCAGGTCGTGAAGCAGGTACTTCAACCCAAGATGGTTGGGGACAGCATCGGATTACATCCGCTTGCCACCTTGGTATTCCTTTTCGTAGGCTATCAGCTCTACGGAATGCTAGGTATGATCATAGGAATTCCTGTTGGAATGGTTATAGTAAATTTATATCGAGTCGGGATGTTTGACCGGCTAATTCGTGGTTTTAAAATTATCGTAAATGACATAAATGAGTTTCGAAAGTTTTAA
- the typA gene encoding translational GTPase TypA translates to MKREDIRNIAIIAHVDHGKTTLVDELLKQSGVFRSNQAVVERVMDSNAIERERGITILSKNTAVFYNGCKINIIDTPGHADFGGEVERVLKMVNGVILVVDAFEGPMPQTKFVLKKALELSLPVIVCVNKMDRPEARPTEVVDEVLELLLELDANDEQLDCPFVFASAKSGIASLSMEEEAKDMTPLFETIINYIPAPEGDPDQSTQVLISTIDYNEYVGRIGIGKVDNGTIRVNQEVVLVNAHDPDMNVKVKISKLYEFDGLKRVEVNEATVGSIVAISGIADIHIGDTICSPEHPEPIPFQKISEPTIAMYFNVNDSPLAGTEGKFVTSRHLRDRLMRELNTDVSLRVEETDTTESFKVSGRGELHLSVLIENMRREGYEFSVSKAEVLYKTDENGKKLEPMEHAMIDVPDEFAGTVIEKLGQRKGEMINMHTSGNGHTRIEFSIPARGLIGYRGEFLTDTKGNGIINTLFDGYGPYKGDIQYRKTGSLIAYETGESITYGLYNAQERGILFIGPGVKVYSGMVVGQNPKAEDIEVNVCKRKQLTNTRSSSADEALRLTPPKILSLEQALEFIETDELLEVTPKSLRIRKKILDPTLRMRDRRNRQNS, encoded by the coding sequence ATGAAACGAGAGGATATTCGAAATATAGCTATTATCGCCCATGTTGACCATGGTAAGACAACCCTGGTTGATGAATTGTTAAAGCAAAGTGGTGTATTTCGATCTAATCAGGCTGTTGTAGAAAGAGTCATGGATTCCAATGCCATTGAACGTGAGCGCGGTATCACAATTTTGTCAAAAAATACTGCCGTATTCTATAACGGATGCAAAATAAATATTATTGATACACCCGGACATGCCGACTTCGGAGGAGAAGTAGAGCGTGTTCTAAAAATGGTGAATGGTGTTATATTAGTAGTGGATGCTTTTGAAGGGCCCATGCCACAGACGAAATTCGTATTGAAAAAGGCTCTGGAGCTTTCTTTACCCGTTATTGTATGTGTAAATAAAATGGATCGACCAGAAGCCAGACCGACTGAGGTCGTTGATGAAGTATTGGAGCTGTTACTGGAGCTTGATGCCAATGATGAACAGCTTGACTGTCCCTTTGTATTTGCTTCTGCGAAATCCGGTATTGCTTCCTTATCCATGGAGGAAGAAGCAAAGGACATGACACCACTATTTGAAACCATCATAAACTATATTCCGGCTCCGGAGGGAGACCCTGATCAGAGCACACAGGTACTCATCAGTACCATTGATTATAATGAATATGTAGGAAGAATCGGAATTGGTAAGGTAGATAACGGCACCATCCGGGTGAATCAGGAAGTGGTTTTAGTAAACGCGCATGATCCGGATATGAATGTGAAGGTAAAGATCAGTAAGCTCTATGAATTCGACGGCTTAAAGAGAGTAGAGGTTAATGAAGCAACTGTTGGTTCCATCGTTGCCATTTCCGGAATTGCAGATATTCATATTGGAGATACCATCTGCTCGCCGGAACATCCTGAACCTATTCCGTTTCAGAAGATATCCGAACCAACGATTGCGATGTACTTTAATGTAAATGATAGCCCCCTTGCTGGAACCGAGGGTAAATTCGTAACCTCTCGTCATTTGAGAGATCGATTAATGAGGGAGTTAAATACGGATGTAAGTCTTCGTGTCGAAGAAACAGATACTACGGAAAGCTTTAAGGTATCCGGACGAGGAGAGCTTCATCTATCCGTACTTATTGAAAATATGAGACGGGAAGGCTATGAATTCTCAGTAAGTAAAGCAGAAGTATTATATAAGACGGATGAGAACGGCAAGAAGCTGGAGCCTATGGAACATGCAATGATCGATGTTCCGGATGAATTCGCAGGAACGGTTATTGAGAAATTAGGCCAGCGAAAAGGTGAAATGATTAACATGCATACCTCTGGCAACGGTCATACCCGTATAGAGTTTTCCATCCCTGCTCGTGGATTGATTGGATACCGTGGGGAATTCTTAACCGATACCAAGGGTAACGGAATTATCAATACCTTATTTGACGGCTATGGTCCATATAAGGGAGATATTCAGTATCGCAAAACCGGCAGCCTGATCGCTTATGAAACTGGTGAAAGTATTACTTATGGTTTATATAACGCACAGGAGCGTGGCATTCTATTCATTGGACCAGGCGTTAAAGTATACTCCGGTATGGTTGTGGGACAGAACCCGAAGGCCGAGGATATCGAGGTTAATGTATGTAAAAGAAAGCAGCTTACGAACACCCGCTCTTCCAGTGCAGACGAAGCATTGCGATTGACTCCTCCGAAGATTCTCAGTCTGGAACAGGCTTTGGAATTTATCGAGACCGACGAGCTTTTAGAGGTAACTCCGAAAAGCCTTCGAATTCGTAAGAAGATACTGGATCCCACCTTACGTATGAGGGATCGAAGAAATAGACAGAATAGCTAG
- a CDS encoding single-stranded DNA-binding protein, which yields MTDKVFDNNQVSIAGEVVSDFTFSHDVFGEGFYVLEVVVSRLSNSFDMIPVMVSERLIDVKQDYKGKYVEVLGQFRSYNRHEESKNKLVLSVFAREVKMVDELSENVKPNHIFLDGFVCKPPIYRKTPLGREIADVLLAVNRPYGKSDYIPCICWGRNARFAEGFAVGGHVQIWGRIQSREYQKKISETEFEKRIAYEVSVSKLEYLEEY from the coding sequence ATGACAGATAAAGTATTTGATAACAATCAAGTAAGTATTGCAGGAGAGGTAGTCAGTGACTTCACGTTCAGCCATGACGTATTCGGAGAAGGATTTTATGTATTAGAGGTTGTAGTAAGTCGGTTGAGTAATTCGTTTGATATGATACCGGTGATGGTTTCAGAGCGACTCATTGACGTAAAGCAGGATTATAAGGGTAAATATGTAGAGGTATTGGGACAATTCAGATCTTATAATCGACATGAAGAGAGTAAAAACAAGTTAGTGCTTTCGGTATTTGCCAGAGAGGTTAAAATGGTGGATGAATTATCCGAGAATGTAAAGCCGAATCACATTTTCCTAGATGGCTTCGTATGCAAGCCGCCAATATATCGTAAGACCCCGCTGGGACGAGAAATAGCAGATGTTCTGTTAGCAGTAAACCGTCCTTATGGAAAATCGGACTATATCCCCTGCATTTGCTGGGGCAGAAACGCAAGATTTGCAGAAGGCTTCGCAGTAGGAGGCCATGTTCAGATATGGGGCCGTATTCAAAGCCGTGAATACCAGAAAAAGATCAGCGAAACCGAATTTGAAAAACGGATTGCCTATGAGGTATCAGTAAGTAAGCTCGAATATTTGGAGGAATACTAG